ATTAATGGGGAACTCCTAAAAAAGATAGAATCGATAGTTTCTTTGCCTCAAGGAACGTCGCTTTTGTTACATTCTCAAAATAGGTTAAAAGAGAAAAGTTGGCTAAACAGCATACACATAAAAACAGCTCCTTATTGGGAAATTAATTCATTAGAAGACCTCAGAGAGGCACTCCTTCAATCCGGTTATCCTGCTGTTTTGAAAACAAACCGCTTTGGCTACGATGGAAAAGGTCAGATGGTTATTAAGAGTGCAAGCAATCTAGCTGACTCAAATCTGCTATCATTGGTCAATCAGAACTGTATATTAGAAGGATTCTGTGATTTTATAACAGAGGCATCTATTATGGTTGCAAGAGATCAATATGGGCGTATCGAAACATTTCCAATTAGTGAAAATAATCATCAAGATGGGATTTTATTTACAAGTCAGGCTCCAGCGGATTTTTCGAAAGAAATCACTGATGCAATAACACAATCTGCCCACCAGATTGCTGAAAAAGCGCAATTAGTAGGGGTTTTGGGCATTGAATTTTTTGTATTAAATAATCAAGAAGTAGTTGTTAACGAATTAGCTCCGCGTCCTCATAATTCTGGACACTACAGCATTGAAGGTTGCAATGTCTCTCAGTTTGACCAACATATTTTAGCAGTTAGCGGTCGCCCTCTGGCGGCTGTATCTTGCTTAGCGGATGCATACATGATTAATCTGTTAGGACAAGATTTAGATTTAATACCGTCTATCTGGCATGATTATCCAGAAGCACATGTTCATCTTTATCAAAAAGGCGAAGCCAAATACAATCGGAAAATGGGGCATATAACACTCCTTAATGAATCGGTAGCACATAAACACACATTGACTAGTCGATTTGACCGTTAAAAGACGAATAAAGCAGATTTAATTTGGAATCTGCTTTATTCGTCTTTTTGTCATTTATGGGCTCAAAAAATTAATGTTAAGAATCACAATGAGTAAAAAACGAACAATAAATAAAAACAATTAATAAATGTTAGCTAAAGCTATTGAGTTATTTAATGTTTAATGTTAATTTAATCATGTAAGGTTTAGAAAACGAATATTCAAAAAATTCAAGGAGTGAAGTCATGTATTTAGCAAAAGTTTATATCACTTATAAAGAATCAATTTTAGACCCTAAAGGGGAAGCTGTTAAGAAGGCCATTCATCAACTTGATTATCAATCTGTTGCATCTGTAAGAATGGGTAAATATTTTGAAATCACAGTTGAAGAAAATGATCGTGCAGAAGTTGAACGTACTATCGAAGCCATTGCTGATCAATTATTAGCAAATGTCACAATGGAATCATACCGTTACGAAATCGAGGAGGCATAAGATGAAATTTGCAGTAGTAGTATTTCCTGGATCTAATTGCGATATTGATTTATTTGAGGCGATTGATTCTGTCTTAAAAGAAGATGTCTCATATGTCGACTACCGCGAGACCAACTTAGATAAATATGATGCGATTTTAATTCCTGGTGGGTTTTCTTATGGGGATTATCTACGTTGTGGAGCGATTGCACGCTTTGCACCCATTATGGAAGCTATTATTCAAAAAGCTGAAGCCGGTGTACCTGTATTTGGAACATGTAATGGATTCCAAATTTTAACAGAAGCTGGTCTTTTACCAGGAGCCCTTCACTCAAATACTCATTTGAAATTTGTTTGTAAACCACAACGTTTAGTTGTTGAAAACAATGACACATTATTTACCCACCTTTATGAAAAAAACGAAGAGATTACATTACCTATTGCGCACGCTGAAGGAAATTATTACTGTGATCCAGAAACATTAGCTGAATTAGAAGCCAATAACCAAATTGTATTCCGCTACGCATCGGATGATAACCCGAACGGTAGTTTAGCTAATATTGCTGGAATTACAAATAAAGCTGGTAATGTTCTTGGCATGATGCCTCACCCAGAGCGAGCAGTTGAAGACATACTCGGATTCAAAGACGGCTTGAAACTGTTCCAATCACTAGCTAAAACGCTCGTTCATAAATAAAAAATGGTAGTAAGAAAGGGGATCAACATGCTGTTACAAGCTATGAAGCCGGAAGAAGTAAAAAAATCAGGTATTTTTCGCCAATGGGGATTAAAAGATTCAGAATTTGAATTAATTCAAACAATTTTAGGTCGTTTACCTAACTACACTGAGACAGGCTTATATTCGGTGATGTGG
This genomic interval from Jeotgalibaca arthritidis contains the following:
- the purK gene encoding 5-(carboxyamino)imidazole ribonucleotide synthase; the encoded protein is MIKILAPQSTIGIIGAGQLGKMLAQSAQKFGYQVATYDPNPESCAFAVSNWHQVGSFDDEVALLDFCKKVDVLTYEFENINGELLKKIESIVSLPQGTSLLLHSQNRLKEKSWLNSIHIKTAPYWEINSLEDLREALLQSGYPAVLKTNRFGYDGKGQMVIKSASNLADSNLLSLVNQNCILEGFCDFITEASIMVARDQYGRIETFPISENNHQDGILFTSQAPADFSKEITDAITQSAHQIAEKAQLVGVLGIEFFVLNNQEVVVNELAPRPHNSGHYSIEGCNVSQFDQHILAVSGRPLAAVSCLADAYMINLLGQDLDLIPSIWHDYPEAHVHLYQKGEAKYNRKMGHITLLNESVAHKHTLTSRFDR
- the purS gene encoding phosphoribosylformylglycinamidine synthase subunit PurS; the protein is MYLAKVYITYKESILDPKGEAVKKAIHQLDYQSVASVRMGKYFEITVEENDRAEVERTIEAIADQLLANVTMESYRYEIEEA
- the purQ gene encoding phosphoribosylformylglycinamidine synthase subunit PurQ, with the translated sequence MKFAVVVFPGSNCDIDLFEAIDSVLKEDVSYVDYRETNLDKYDAILIPGGFSYGDYLRCGAIARFAPIMEAIIQKAEAGVPVFGTCNGFQILTEAGLLPGALHSNTHLKFVCKPQRLVVENNDTLFTHLYEKNEEITLPIAHAEGNYYCDPETLAELEANNQIVFRYASDDNPNGSLANIAGITNKAGNVLGMMPHPERAVEDILGFKDGLKLFQSLAKTLVHK